Genomic DNA from Paenibacillus donghaensis:
TGATCCCTGGTAATACTATCTGTGATATTCGGGTCCAGTGAAACGGTATTCCGCAAACTGAGATCATCCGGACTGAAGTATGTGGTGCTTGCTGCTGCCGCGGTGGGCATATATCGGCCTGGAAACATCGAAACGATCATGGCCGCCAGCAGCAGCCAAACGAACGGTCTCTTAATGCGTTGCATGTGTATATCTCTCCTTTGATTGTCAGTTCTCTTAAGGCCCTGTTTTGTTCTTTATCGGCCAATGTCAGAGAAATTTTTAGCAAATACAGCAAAAAACTCATCCTAAGCAGGATGAGTTCTGTAAAATCAGGAAATGATTAGCGAAATAATAGCGATTGAATAGGGATTACTTGGAGCCGCGCTGCGGATTAGCCTTCACACGCAAGCGGATAAAGAAATCAATCAGCGGCCGTTTGGTTTTGCTGATCACGCCGGTAATTTCTGCACCGATCTGCAGGAAGAAGAGCATGACGCAAATCACTACAAACGTAACCCAGTTGGCTTCGTAAAGTGCAGCTGAAGATTGAATTACGGCCAGCACACCGAAAAATGCAGCTATGCCATAAATGATCAGCACCGTCTGGCGATGGCTAAAGCCAAGCTCGCGGAGGCAGTGGTGCAGATGGCCTTTGTCCGGAGCGAAAATTGGTTTCTTCTGCAGCTTGCGCCGCACAATCGCGAAGAAAGTATCTGAAAGCGGAACCCCGATAATCAGGAGTGGAGTGATAAAGGAAACGACCGCAATCTGCTTAAAGCCAAGCAAGGCAAGCAGGGCCAGACAGAATCCAAGAAACAACGAACCCGTATCTCCCATAAAAATCTTAGCGGGATGAAAATTGAAGAACAGAAAACCGACTATGCTTCCAAGCAGCAGCAGACAGAGCAACGCAACCATTGTATTGCCCATCAGCAAAGCCATCACGGCAATGGTGGCAATGGCTATGCCCGACACCCCGGCGGCAAGCCCGTCCAGCCCGTCAATCAAATTCACGGCATTGGTAACCCCAACAATCCAGAAGATCGTCAGAGGTACAGATATCCATGTTTCCAGTGAAGAATACGTATTATTAAATGGAATATTTACGAAGTCCACAGTAATGCCAAAACCGAACACTACGATGCATGCTGCAGCTAGCTGACCCAGCAGCTTCACCTTGGCCGACAATTCGAACCGGTCATCCAGCGCACCAATGAGTACTATCAATCCGCCGCCACAGAGCAGCGCTTTGATAAAGTTAGCCTCCCGGGGAGTGAAATCATAAGGAATAATTGGCAATACGGCAAGCAGGCCTAACACAAACGCCAGAAAAATACCAAGTCCGCCAAGGCGGGGCATAATTCTCGTATGCACTTTACGGGCATTCGGAACATCTGTTGCGCCTATTTTTATAGCGAATTTCTTCACAAAAGGCGTCAGCCCTAACGCTAGCCCCATGCAGACGATGAATCCGGCGATGTATATCATTAACATTTGATTCGCGACCTCCATTTCTCTACCGCATTGAATTATACGCTGTTGCAAAACCAAACTCCAATTCCGTTTTTGGGCTATTCATTTGATTTTTTCAGTAAAAAACCGCATTTCACTCAACTTTTGTTACTTTATCTTTCTCGCGCACCACTTTTAATACGAATTTCGGCAACGCAAGCATTCTTTTGTAACGTGTTGGTTCCTTCAGAAGACGGTATAACCACTCCATCCGTACTTTTTGAAAGGCTTTGGGTGCTCTGCGGGTCTTGCCGGAAATCACATCAAAGCTTCCCCCGACTCCCATCATAACGGGAATATTTAATCTGGACTTGTATTTGGCTATCCAAGGCTCCTGGCTGTCTGCACCCCGGGCGACGAATAGGAGGTCAGGAGCGGTTTCCTTAATTCCGTCGATAACCTCCTCGTCTGAATCCGGTCCAAAAAATCCGTCACGATATCCGGCGATCACGATCCCCGGATATTGCATTTGTAATCTGGCGGAGGTCTCCTGAATCACCTCGGGTGTAGATCCCAGGAGATATACTTTCCAATGATAGCTTTCTCCCACCCGCAGCAATTCATGTAACAGGTCAAATCCAGCAACCCGCTCCGTGACAGGCTCTTTGCAATATTCAGCTGCCCATACAACTCCTGTTCCGTCGGGAACAACCAACTCCGCCGATTTCATAATGTCCATGTAGGATGGATTATCCAGCGCCGCCATAATCATGATGGGATTTGCAGTAATGACTTGATGAGGCATACGATTCTCTACCGCATCCGTAAGATAGGCTACGGTTGCAGCCATATCGATTTTGGATACCCGAACACCAAAGATAGGTACATTGGGGATTACACTTTCTGCTTTCACTTGAATCACCCTTCATGGTGGAAATAATCTACAATTCGTTTAGCTGGCGCCTCTGCTTCCTGAATGAGCGCAGCAATCAACGGCTCCCGTGCAGCTCTCCAGGCTGTTTGCGAGGCCAACAGCTGCAGCACTTCCCCAGCAACCGCCTCACCCGTCAGATCAGCAGTTCGTCCGATTGGTGCGGCGTCTATCCTGTTCAGGAAATGATCGATCTTCGGATCATAAGAAACACCGACCATCGGCACCCGTCTGCCGGCTGCATAGATCAGACTATGCAGCCGCATACCGATCAGCAGATCACATTGTCCTACCTCACGCAGCATCTGTTGAGGATGCAGCGCGTCCTCGCACAGACTGACCGAACCGCCATGCTGCGTAATGCCAACAGTCAGCTTGTCCATTATATAACGCGAAGCTTGATTATCTGAAGAATGATGGAAAGGCAGGAACCGCAGATGGAACGGCTGCTCCGCAGAAGCCAGCAACAGTCCTTCAGTAAGAGCATCAAGCTCCCGCCGGTCCTGCTCCCAGAACCGGACTGATATTCCGACCAGCGGAAGTGTGTGTTCATTAACCGGACGGTGAGGAAGCCCCGCTGCTTCGCTGAACTGCTGTTCATCAGGCAACGTCAGACCCATTACAGGATCAGGCACAACATCAATACTACCTGTCTGCAGCCCCATGGAACCAAGCAACTGACGTGATTGCTCATCGCGCACAGAAACATAGCTGCACTTGCGAAAGACCCCTTTGATCATAGGGTGGAACCACTTGCGGTTAACGGGGCCGATGCCTTGGGCATAAATAAAAGTTGGCTTGCCCATCCACTGCGCAAGCTTAAGAACCCCAAGATAATACGGAATGCTTTTGGTGCCTGTTACATCCTGCAGCAGACTGCCGCCTCCGCTGATCACCCCTGAGCTCTCGGAGATCGCCCGGCGAACCTCGCCAAGCCTCATCCGGTGAACAGACCTCACACCGTAAGTGGTGCTAGTCCATTCAGGATCAATCGAGAGAACTACCGGCTCTATATGGATTCCGCCAGCTTCAGCATGCTTCTGCAGAGCGATCAGGATCGATTGCAGCACAGCCTCATCCCCGCTGTTACGGAAGCCGTAATACCCTGAGATTACTATTTGTGTAGAAGCGGCACCCATCGTTTCCAACACCTTTCAGCAATCTGCCATACGATAACCGCTATAATACCGATAACTAGACCAAGTCCCAGGCCAAGCAGCCCACGGATCAGCGAAATGATCACCGGTGAATGGATATGGGCAAAGGTATCGACCATCGAGAGCTGGGCAATAACTGCGATAATGAAGATAAAGGCGGCACTGCGGTATCTATAGGCAAGAAAAGCGCCAAGGATAAACATCGGATGTCCCAGCATAAATTCTTTGTTGCGTGGCCGTACGCCTACCGTATTCTCCAGGAAGGTTCGCAGGAACATTTCCAGCGGACCTGCGGTGCCGCTGTTTCCGGTACGCTCCAGATAATATTTGCCGACGACCAATACAATCCCGGCTGCAACGACCCAGGCCAGGATAATGGGTCTGCGCAACAGCATTGTAACCTTCTCCAGCAAACCTGCTCTCTTGAAAGCAATATCCCCACGGTATAGAAGCACATACAAGGCGATAAGTGCGATCGGTGCCAGATGGAGCAGACTTACACCCCGGAACTGGTTCAGGACCAGGCTATAGGTAACATTGTTGAGCAATGCAATCATAAACGGTACAGCACTTAAGGAGATGAGTGCAGTCTTCACATACAGCACCAGGCTGTGCGCCAGCCGCCGCTGCGGACTCATAACCGCATAAGTTAGCGCATTGGCACGCAGGGGTGGTCCCATCTCATTAATTTTGCGAATGGCCAGAATTACCGCGACCGTTGGCGCACTGATCGACACGGCAAGTGCCAAGGCCTGCTCAAACAGCTCCGGCTTCAGCACCATTAATCCCGCACTTCCAAGCAATCCGAGGCCAAAGGCAAGCAGCGTCAGCCAAGGAATAAAATAGGAAATCATCAGGGCGACCATTGCAACCGCACCAATAACAGCTACTAATTTGAAATAACGCTGATAAGCGGAATCCGTAACCTCAAAAGCAGTGGCTTGTCCGAGCGTAAAACCATTGTCACGGATCTGCTCGACAGCTCCCCCAGGCTCGCTCAGGCTTGTAATGAGGTTATCCAGCGTATCTGTAATCTGGGCTTTGGAGGTATCCCTCAGCGGAATGGTATTCAGGTATAGCATCCGGATATTGCGGTCCTTGGTAGCCAGGGCAAAGCGGTCGGAGATCTTCTTGGGATCAAGCCCGGAATCACTTTCGCTAAGCGAATACAACCGGGTAACGTTATAATCCAGCCCGTATGCCAGCTTATTGAACCCTTTTTGCTGTTTTTTGATATTCTCAATCGCAGCAATGCCGATGCCATGCTCCTTGAGCAGCTCTGTGAAGTCATCCAGACTCTTCAGTTCCTCATTATCATTAAAGCCTTTGACAGACTCCCCTTCAAAAAGAATCCGTTTGACGCCCAGCTCCTCGTAGCTTGCGAGCAGTTTGGTCATCGCTTCCTGATTGTATGGCAGGGAATCCACCAGACGCGGAACGATGCTAAAACCCTTATCATGCAGCATCTTCATTGTAATCGGATCAGGCTGCATCGGCTTCAAGGTGGCATCCTCCAGAGGGGTGCGAATGATAATTCCCTGCTGTCCCCGGAAGCTCCACGATTCTGTCTCAATTCCAAGATTGCTGAAGCTTTCTTGAATAACCGGGGCTATAGCCTCGTAATTAGCCTCACTGGTAAAAACCACATACGTATAATTCTCATTCTCGGGAATGACCGTATTGGTCTGATTGGCGATGTCAGACGCACCCCAGAACATTAGGCGGCGCGCCTTGCGGAAATCCTCAAGGTTATTCTCATAAATCGCCATGCTCCCTACGCCGGCTTCCTTCAAACGATCCAACTGCTGGGATAGATAATCCTGCGGATTCGCACGGTAACTGGCTACATCCACCAGATCGCGGTAATCAAATACGAATTCAACCGTTTTGGATGTTTTCTCCGTCTGTAAGCGATCATAGACGACCGGGAGGGCGGCAATAATGCCGACCACCACGATCATCCAGAGCCATTTGCGCGATGAAATATTCCAACGCTGCCATTTCTGCTGCACTTAATAGTACCTCCTCTTTCACTTCAAAAGCCGTTCCCGCTTCAATTTCTTCTATTATTCCCCGTCAACACGGGCCATAACCTGCTTCGAAAGCGCGGCGACCTTGTCCTTGGCATTCTGCAGGGACTCACCTACTACGGCAAAATACACCTTGATTTTGGGCTCTGTGCCCGAAGGACGCAGGCAGAACCAGGAGCCGTCAGCCAGCAAATACTTCAACACATTTTCTTTGGGCAAGCCATTTAGTCCAAGCGCATAGTCCTGGATCTCGCTTACTGCCAAACCGGCAATTTTCTGCGGCGGATTGCTGCGCCATTCGTTCATGATTCCCTGAATTTGAGCAACTCCGTCCTTGCCCTTTAGCGTGCGGGATTCCAGGCTCTCCAGGAAATATCCAAACTGCTCGTACAAGCCCTGTAGCACATCATATAGGGTTTTGCCTTGTGCTTTATAATAAGCGCCTGCTTCGGCAATCAGCATGGCGGCCAGCACAGCATCTTTGTCACGGGCATAATTGCCGGCCAGATAGCCGTAGCTCTCCTCATAGCCGAACAGGTACGTATAGTCTCCGG
This window encodes:
- a CDS encoding glycosyltransferase family 4 protein — protein: MLMIYIAGFIVCMGLALGLTPFVKKFAIKIGATDVPNARKVHTRIMPRLGGLGIFLAFVLGLLAVLPIIPYDFTPREANFIKALLCGGGLIVLIGALDDRFELSAKVKLLGQLAAACIVVFGFGITVDFVNIPFNNTYSSLETWISVPLTIFWIVGVTNAVNLIDGLDGLAAGVSGIAIATIAVMALLMGNTMVALLCLLLLGSIVGFLFFNFHPAKIFMGDTGSLFLGFCLALLALLGFKQIAVVSFITPLLIIGVPLSDTFFAIVRRKLQKKPIFAPDKGHLHHCLRELGFSHRQTVLIIYGIAAFFGVLAVIQSSAALYEANWVTFVVICVMLFFLQIGAEITGVISKTKRPLIDFFIRLRVKANPQRGSK
- a CDS encoding WecB/TagA/CpsF family glycosyltransferase — its product is MKAESVIPNVPIFGVRVSKIDMAATVAYLTDAVENRMPHQVITANPIMIMAALDNPSYMDIMKSAELVVPDGTGVVWAAEYCKEPVTERVAGFDLLHELLRVGESYHWKVYLLGSTPEVIQETSARLQMQYPGIVIAGYRDGFFGPDSDEEVIDGIKETAPDLLFVARGADSQEPWIAKYKSRLNIPVMMGVGGSFDVISGKTRRAPKAFQKVRMEWLYRLLKEPTRYKRMLALPKFVLKVVREKDKVTKVE
- the csaB gene encoding polysaccharide pyruvyl transferase CsaB, producing the protein MGAASTQIVISGYYGFRNSGDEAVLQSILIALQKHAEAGGIHIEPVVLSIDPEWTSTTYGVRSVHRMRLGEVRRAISESSGVISGGGSLLQDVTGTKSIPYYLGVLKLAQWMGKPTFIYAQGIGPVNRKWFHPMIKGVFRKCSYVSVRDEQSRQLLGSMGLQTGSIDVVPDPVMGLTLPDEQQFSEAAGLPHRPVNEHTLPLVGISVRFWEQDRRELDALTEGLLLASAEQPFHLRFLPFHHSSDNQASRYIMDKLTVGITQHGGSVSLCEDALHPQQMLREVGQCDLLIGMRLHSLIYAAGRRVPMVGVSYDPKIDHFLNRIDAAPIGRTADLTGEAVAGEVLQLLASQTAWRAAREPLIAALIQEAEAPAKRIVDYFHHEG
- a CDS encoding DUF5693 family protein, giving the protein MQQKWQRWNISSRKWLWMIVVVGIIAALPVVYDRLQTEKTSKTVEFVFDYRDLVDVASYRANPQDYLSQQLDRLKEAGVGSMAIYENNLEDFRKARRLMFWGASDIANQTNTVIPENENYTYVVFTSEANYEAIAPVIQESFSNLGIETESWSFRGQQGIIIRTPLEDATLKPMQPDPITMKMLHDKGFSIVPRLVDSLPYNQEAMTKLLASYEELGVKRILFEGESVKGFNDNEELKSLDDFTELLKEHGIGIAAIENIKKQQKGFNKLAYGLDYNVTRLYSLSESDSGLDPKKISDRFALATKDRNIRMLYLNTIPLRDTSKAQITDTLDNLITSLSEPGGAVEQIRDNGFTLGQATAFEVTDSAYQRYFKLVAVIGAVAMVALMISYFIPWLTLLAFGLGLLGSAGLMVLKPELFEQALALAVSISAPTVAVILAIRKINEMGPPLRANALTYAVMSPQRRLAHSLVLYVKTALISLSAVPFMIALLNNVTYSLVLNQFRGVSLLHLAPIALIALYVLLYRGDIAFKRAGLLEKVTMLLRRPIILAWVVAAGIVLVVGKYYLERTGNSGTAGPLEMFLRTFLENTVGVRPRNKEFMLGHPMFILGAFLAYRYRSAAFIFIIAVIAQLSMVDTFAHIHSPVIISLIRGLLGLGLGLVIGIIAVIVWQIAERCWKRWVPLLHK